A single region of the Acidithiobacillus acidisediminis genome encodes:
- the gcvPB gene encoding aminomethyl-transferring glycine dehydrogenase subunit GcvPB, translating into MEETIFACQHEREELLPELAIPGHLLRADLPLPNPSELEVVRHYTRLSQKNFSIDTQFYPLGSCTMKYNPRIAHELATLPGFSRLHPATPARAAQGLLRTLAELQDWLAELTGMAAVSLSPAAGAQGELAGVAMIRAYHLARGDRERQRMLIPQAAHGTNPASARMAGFTVTELPNRADGDLDLDVLRSALGPDVAGIMLTNPSTLGVFERQIEDVAAMVHAAGALLYYDGANLNAILGRVKPGSMGFDVMHLNLHKTFATPHGGGGPGSGAVAVAARLAPYLPVPRVVAQEGVYRWETWAERPESIGPLSAYGGNIAVLLRAHAYIRRLGSAGLQRVSAYAALNANYLQQGLQRLGYTLAFPERRASHEFIISVQDLYKATGVRALDVAKRLLDFGIHAPTIYFPQLVPECLLIEPTETETRATLDRFLEVMAQIRREALEEPDLLKNAPQNLPVRRVDETLAARRLQVAE; encoded by the coding sequence ATGGAAGAGACCATTTTTGCGTGCCAGCACGAGCGAGAAGAGCTGCTGCCGGAGCTGGCGATCCCTGGGCATTTGTTGCGTGCGGACCTGCCCCTGCCCAATCCCTCCGAACTCGAGGTGGTACGCCATTATACCCGCCTCAGTCAGAAAAATTTTTCCATCGACACGCAATTTTATCCCCTCGGTTCCTGCACCATGAAATATAACCCGCGTATCGCCCATGAACTGGCGACGCTGCCTGGGTTCAGCCGCTTGCATCCGGCCACACCGGCCAGGGCGGCGCAGGGATTGTTGCGTACCCTGGCGGAGTTACAGGATTGGCTGGCAGAGCTGACGGGGATGGCGGCGGTCAGCTTGAGCCCGGCGGCGGGTGCGCAGGGAGAACTGGCGGGCGTGGCGATGATCCGGGCTTATCATCTGGCCCGTGGCGATCGGGAGCGACAGCGGATGCTCATTCCCCAGGCAGCCCATGGCACCAATCCGGCCAGTGCACGGATGGCCGGCTTTACCGTGACGGAGCTGCCCAATCGTGCCGATGGCGATCTCGATCTCGACGTCCTGCGTAGCGCCTTGGGGCCGGACGTGGCCGGCATCATGCTAACCAATCCGTCCACCTTGGGCGTCTTCGAGCGGCAGATCGAGGACGTCGCGGCCATGGTCCATGCTGCTGGTGCGCTCCTCTACTATGATGGGGCCAACCTCAATGCCATCCTAGGGCGCGTCAAACCCGGTAGCATGGGTTTTGACGTCATGCACCTGAATCTACACAAGACCTTCGCCACACCGCATGGTGGTGGTGGACCCGGTTCCGGGGCCGTAGCCGTTGCGGCACGCCTGGCGCCTTATCTGCCTGTGCCGCGAGTAGTCGCGCAAGAAGGCGTCTACCGCTGGGAAACCTGGGCCGAGCGCCCAGAGAGTATCGGCCCCTTGAGCGCTTATGGTGGCAACATCGCTGTGCTGCTGCGCGCCCATGCCTATATCCGTCGCCTGGGGAGCGCTGGTCTCCAGAGGGTCTCTGCCTATGCCGCGTTGAATGCCAATTATCTGCAGCAGGGGCTGCAGCGCCTGGGCTACACCCTGGCCTTCCCCGAGCGGCGCGCCAGCCATGAGTTCATCATTTCGGTGCAGGATCTCTACAAGGCGACCGGTGTGCGTGCCCTGGATGTCGCCAAGCGCTTACTCGACTTTGGTATTCACGCACCGACCATCTATTTTCCGCAACTGGTCCCGGAGTGCCTGCTCATCGAACCCACAGAGACCGAGACTCGGGCGACCCTGGATCGTTTTCTGGAGGTCATGGCGCAGATCCGTCGCGAGGCGCTGGAGGAACCCGATCTGCTGAAAAATGCACCGCAGAACTTACCCGTGCGACGGGTGGACGAGACGCTGGCAGCCCGACGGCTGCAGGTAGCGGAGTGA
- a CDS encoding AAA family ATPase, producing the protein MRESSSKGNPAALLGQLASILLDKEAQIRLVLTALIAGGHVLLEDLPGLGKTTLALGLARSLDLPFARLQMTADILPGDILGSNFYDPAQRSFVFRAGPIFHSLLLVDEINRAPPRAQSALMEAMAEGQVSLEGACYPLPHPFFVIATQNPEEFDGVFPLPENQLDRFLLSLSLGYPSREAEMRLLRGEAVAPEQVEPQADANVLLEWQAAARSVFLSPEIRGLLLDLAEHSRRDPALRFGISPRALLALQAAARASAFLAGREFVTPDDLRAVTVAVLAHRLRWRDPGDSQGQLQTLLRRCWGFGV; encoded by the coding sequence GTGAGGGAGAGCAGCAGTAAGGGGAACCCTGCTGCCCTGCTCGGACAGCTCGCCTCCATTCTTCTGGACAAGGAAGCGCAGATCCGCCTGGTACTCACGGCGTTGATTGCTGGAGGACATGTCCTGCTCGAAGATCTCCCGGGTCTGGGCAAGACCACCCTCGCATTGGGTCTGGCGCGCTCCCTGGACCTACCTTTCGCGCGTTTACAAATGACGGCGGATATTTTGCCGGGAGATATTCTTGGCAGTAATTTCTATGACCCTGCGCAGCGCAGCTTTGTTTTTCGTGCCGGCCCGATCTTTCACTCTCTGCTCCTGGTCGATGAAATCAACCGCGCGCCGCCGCGAGCCCAATCGGCGCTCATGGAAGCCATGGCGGAGGGGCAGGTCTCTTTGGAGGGGGCCTGTTATCCACTTCCCCACCCCTTCTTTGTCATTGCGACGCAAAACCCGGAAGAATTCGATGGCGTATTTCCCTTGCCGGAAAATCAGCTCGACCGTTTTCTTCTCTCCCTGTCTCTCGGCTATCCGAGTCGAGAAGCAGAAATGCGTCTGCTCCGTGGCGAAGCCGTGGCTCCCGAACAGGTAGAGCCGCAGGCGGATGCCAACGTCCTGCTGGAATGGCAGGCAGCGGCGCGTAGCGTCTTCCTGAGCCCTGAAATCCGCGGTCTACTTCTGGATCTTGCGGAGCACAGTCGACGCGACCCCGCCCTGCGTTTTGGTATTTCCCCCCGGGCACTGCTGGCCTTGCAGGCCGCGGCGCGCGCCTCGGCCTTTCTTGCAGGCCGTGAATTTGTCACGCCAGATGACTTGCGTGCCGTGACCGTTGCGGTTCTGGCGCATCGCCTGCGTTGGCGCGATCCAGGCGACTCCCAGGGTCAGCTGCAGACTCTGCTGCGACGATGCTGGGGTTTCGGCGTGTAA
- a CDS encoding transglutaminaseTgpA domain-containing protein, which translates to MKAANLIPGLLLLIGLILFQALQPLAWQWPTLLWLVAELWVILRGGRLPFAELRGGTRFLITIALLLVANLSAGWGNWLQMGAASLYVLLAVKTLELRSTRDLFQIAALLLLGMGLAAWIRVDIALGIFFVLELFFMLLALLWQGFLDARRSEGGDAQQRELLQLLLFALFFQFLLLPVLAVFFFLLPRTPTPLWHWGGGVGVAASGFSPSLDPARIQSLQLDPAVAFRAQIRGPQLAPAKMYWVGAILWQDDGGVHWQPGQVTADCTRVPQAVWQQKILLSPGHHSYLFALTSPARVESGLPLERSASGLRLRSPQDEALRYTAWSGVGDVCFSSEQRHAALQLPDKINPQILQLATHLRGATPEQTTQRILSWLRGPSFHYSLQTPAAYPHGQSLADFLLHSHSGFCEYYAAGLATLLRLDGVPARVVVGYHGGQYDALGDFWVVRQSMAHAWVQAWLGGQWVLLDATPAVSPGDSTSAASASGQHFSAGGQLWSWLQWEWLNWVINFSPSKQRQAWLALGSLGQGDSRHAQTGGLSAPHLAWSSAGTHWVLFVLLSALGFWWWRERRRHRLPPAEFYRQRSIRLLRRAGMRDLRPGTENSWLCTLPLAEADRAELGAALYRQRYGPKPNTAGEQSLKDWLQILARARRRLRAGVHARGE; encoded by the coding sequence TTGAAAGCCGCCAATCTTATTCCTGGGCTGTTGTTGCTCATTGGCCTGATTTTATTCCAGGCGTTGCAGCCGCTGGCGTGGCAGTGGCCAACATTGCTTTGGTTGGTGGCTGAGCTGTGGGTGATTTTGCGCGGTGGCAGACTCCCCTTCGCGGAACTGCGCGGCGGTACGCGTTTCCTGATCACCATCGCATTGCTGCTGGTGGCCAACCTCAGTGCCGGCTGGGGCAATTGGTTGCAGATGGGTGCGGCGAGTCTGTATGTCTTGCTGGCCGTAAAAACCCTGGAGCTCCGCAGCACACGCGATCTCTTTCAGATTGCTGCCTTGCTGTTGCTCGGCATGGGGCTCGCGGCGTGGATACGGGTGGATATCGCCCTCGGCATCTTCTTCGTGCTGGAACTCTTCTTCATGCTCCTCGCTTTGTTGTGGCAGGGCTTTCTCGATGCTCGCCGCAGTGAGGGGGGTGACGCACAGCAGCGGGAACTGCTGCAATTGTTGCTCTTCGCCCTGTTTTTCCAATTCTTGCTCTTGCCCGTCCTGGCGGTGTTCTTTTTTCTGTTACCGCGCACTCCGACCCCGCTGTGGCATTGGGGCGGCGGGGTTGGCGTGGCGGCGAGCGGCTTTTCTCCCAGCCTGGATCCGGCGCGGATCCAGTCCCTCCAGCTCGATCCCGCCGTCGCCTTCCGCGCGCAGATCCGCGGACCGCAGCTAGCGCCGGCAAAGATGTATTGGGTGGGAGCCATCCTTTGGCAAGATGATGGCGGCGTCCATTGGCAGCCTGGCCAGGTGACCGCGGACTGTACACGGGTACCCCAAGCCGTGTGGCAACAGAAAATTCTCCTCAGTCCAGGACATCATAGCTATCTCTTCGCACTGACCAGCCCTGCACGGGTCGAGAGTGGACTTCCGCTGGAACGGAGTGCATCTGGGCTACGTTTGCGCAGCCCTCAGGACGAGGCGTTGCGCTACACGGCCTGGTCGGGCGTGGGCGATGTCTGTTTCTCGTCAGAGCAGCGGCACGCAGCCTTGCAGTTGCCGGATAAGATCAATCCCCAGATTCTTCAACTGGCAACCCATCTGCGCGGTGCTACCCCCGAGCAGACCACTCAACGTATCCTCTCCTGGCTGCGCGGTCCCAGCTTCCATTACAGTCTGCAGACCCCCGCAGCCTATCCCCACGGGCAAAGCCTCGCCGATTTCCTGCTGCACAGTCACAGCGGATTTTGTGAGTACTATGCGGCAGGACTTGCCACCCTATTGCGTCTCGATGGCGTGCCGGCGCGAGTGGTCGTGGGCTACCACGGCGGACAATATGATGCCTTGGGGGATTTCTGGGTGGTCCGTCAGAGCATGGCACATGCCTGGGTACAGGCCTGGTTGGGCGGGCAGTGGGTTTTGTTGGATGCAACACCGGCCGTCAGTCCCGGTGACTCTACCAGCGCCGCGTCAGCATCGGGGCAACACTTCTCCGCTGGTGGTCAGCTCTGGAGTTGGTTGCAGTGGGAGTGGTTGAACTGGGTGATCAATTTCAGCCCAAGCAAACAGCGGCAGGCCTGGCTCGCGCTGGGAAGCCTAGGGCAAGGAGACAGTCGGCATGCGCAGACTGGCGGGTTATCGGCGCCGCACCTTGCTTGGTCCTCGGCAGGAACACATTGGGTGCTTTTCGTTCTTTTGTCTGCCCTTGGCTTCTGGTGGTGGCGAGAGCGCAGGAGGCATCGTTTACCGCCAGCGGAGTTCTACCGCCAGCGGAGCATACGCCTGTTGCGGCGCGCCGGTATGCGCGATCTGCGTCCCGGTACAGAGAACTCTTGGCTATGTACATTGCCTCTGGCGGAAGCAGATCGGGCGGAACTCGGCGCCGCGCTTTATCGTCAGCGCTATGGTCCCAAGCCCAATACCGCGGGTGAGCAAAGCCTCAAGGATTGGCTGCAGATCCTTGCGCGCGCCAGGCGTCGTCTCCGTGCCGGCGTCCATGCTCGAGGTGAATGA
- a CDS encoding ABC transporter ATP-binding protein, whose product MSRAQQGWLHSATFRRFLQLFSAHRGAIASALLFMTLSGLASGASAYVVKPILDHIFIARQADMLLWLPLLVIAIYAVKGLADYAGGVLLARMEEDILRQLREKLYAHTLRLSLPTLLGQSQGSTLSRMSLDLTLLQQSLSVLARFFLSGVQILALIGVAFYMSWQLALICLGTLPLAFYPLIRFGQSLRRRGHEQQEQMGGILGQFAESLRGVEVIKSQGTEGFEAQRFAGLAAMYYRLMMRIVRIQKASTPVMELIAALGIAVTIYLGGHQVVSGAMSTGAFFAFLTALAMVYEPLRQLSSANNQLQQGLSAADRLFLWLDQPLEPEDPAETLPNLDSSWRCRNLTLRFAGETVLDALDLEIPAGSFTAITGASGSGKTSLLRVILGLLRPHEGQIWIGQRPENEMSLRRYRQHFAYVPQEPLLFSGSVLENIAYADPQPDRERAESAARAAHCWEFLGGLGGLDLRVEGHGSNFSGGQRQRLAIARALYLERPFLVLDEATSALDSESEQRILETLEALRGKVTIIVAAHREASLVLADHVIHLEHGRRHGDDAWRAQGSAANP is encoded by the coding sequence GTGAGCCGAGCGCAGCAGGGCTGGCTGCACTCCGCCACCTTCCGGCGCTTCCTGCAGCTCTTCTCGGCACATCGCGGCGCCATCGCCTCGGCCCTGCTGTTCATGACGTTATCCGGGCTCGCCAGCGGCGCGAGCGCCTACGTCGTTAAGCCGATACTCGATCACATCTTCATCGCCCGCCAAGCCGACATGCTGCTGTGGCTACCCTTGCTGGTCATCGCCATCTACGCGGTGAAAGGTCTTGCTGATTACGCGGGTGGAGTTCTGTTGGCACGCATGGAAGAAGACATCCTGCGTCAGTTACGCGAGAAGCTCTACGCCCACACCCTGCGACTCTCACTGCCCACATTACTTGGGCAAAGTCAGGGAAGCACCCTGTCCCGCATGAGTCTCGATCTCACCCTGCTGCAGCAGAGCCTTTCCGTACTCGCGCGATTCTTCCTGTCCGGGGTGCAAATCCTCGCGCTGATTGGCGTTGCGTTCTATATGAGCTGGCAGTTGGCACTCATTTGTCTCGGCACCCTACCCCTCGCCTTCTATCCTCTCATCCGTTTTGGGCAAAGCCTGCGCCGTCGCGGGCACGAACAGCAGGAGCAGATGGGTGGAATTCTCGGCCAATTTGCGGAAAGTCTACGCGGTGTAGAGGTAATCAAAAGCCAAGGCACCGAAGGTTTCGAGGCGCAACGCTTTGCCGGCCTGGCCGCCATGTACTACCGTTTAATGATGCGCATTGTGCGCATTCAAAAGGCCAGCACCCCAGTCATGGAGCTCATCGCCGCCCTTGGAATTGCGGTCACCATCTACCTGGGTGGTCATCAAGTGGTTAGCGGCGCCATGAGCACCGGGGCGTTCTTTGCCTTCCTTACCGCTCTGGCCATGGTCTACGAGCCATTGCGCCAACTTTCTTCCGCCAACAATCAATTGCAACAGGGCCTCTCGGCTGCCGACCGCCTCTTTCTCTGGCTCGATCAACCTCTGGAGCCGGAGGATCCTGCTGAGACACTGCCCAATCTGGACAGCAGTTGGCGCTGTCGGAATCTCACCCTTCGCTTTGCCGGAGAGACGGTGCTGGACGCCCTGGATCTGGAGATTCCAGCCGGCAGTTTTACCGCGATTACCGGGGCGAGCGGCAGTGGCAAAACGAGTTTGTTGCGCGTCATCCTGGGGCTTCTGCGTCCGCATGAAGGACAGATCTGGATCGGACAACGGCCAGAGAACGAGATGTCGTTGCGCCGTTATCGCCAGCATTTTGCCTATGTGCCACAGGAGCCTTTGCTCTTTTCGGGCAGCGTTCTGGAAAATATCGCCTACGCCGATCCCCAGCCAGATCGCGAGCGGGCGGAGAGCGCGGCGCGTGCCGCACACTGTTGGGAGTTTTTAGGCGGCCTCGGCGGTCTGGATCTGCGCGTCGAAGGGCACGGCAGCAATTTTTCCGGCGGTCAGCGCCAGCGCCTGGCGATCGCTCGCGCTCTCTATCTGGAGCGTCCCTTTCTGGTTCTGGACGAAGCCACCAGTGCCCTGGATAGCGAGAGCGAACAGCGCATTCTCGAGACCCTCGAGGCGTTACGCGGGAAGGTAACCATTATCGTTGCCGCCCACCGCGAAGCGAGCTTGGTCCTGGCCGATCACGTCATTCACCTCGAGCATGGACGCCGGCACGGAGACGACGCCTGGCGCGCGCAAGGATCTGCAGCCAATCCTTGA
- the fdxA gene encoding ferredoxin FdxA, whose amino-acid sequence MTYVVTESCIKCKYTDCVDVCPVDCFREGPNFLVIDPDECIDCTLCEPECPAAAIFRDDDLPEGQEEFIGINARLAKAWPPIIQKKDAPADADAWVEVQDKRALLEE is encoded by the coding sequence ATGACCTACGTGGTTACTGAGTCGTGCATCAAATGTAAGTACACCGACTGTGTGGATGTCTGTCCCGTGGATTGCTTTCGCGAGGGACCCAACTTTCTGGTTATCGATCCTGATGAGTGTATCGATTGCACCCTCTGTGAACCGGAGTGCCCGGCTGCGGCAATTTTCCGTGATGACGATCTACCCGAGGGACAAGAGGAGTTCATCGGCATCAATGCCCGCCTGGCGAAGGCGTGGCCGCCGATCATTCAGAAGAAAGATGCGCCTGCCGATGCGGATGCATGGGTAGAGGTGCAAGATAAACGGGCATTGCTCGAGGAGTGA
- a CDS encoding DUF481 domain-containing protein, whose translation MMRIAPSGLLLLIVAVPALSFAAAANHPQGFSGNVGLGFSNSTGTSQALSINTEDALYWLRGPWSNDAKLAYNYASTSGIVSADRLAIDNTTKYLFDENTYAFGQLNYVRNHFDGYFYRVDESAGIGHYLYPAANMRLALEAGVGAREAHRIGYAAELNPVAQLSAKYRWQISKGARLTEGVEALLAPNGANTYQSLLAVDTPLLGSLGMRFSFLASYNTQVPTGYKPLNTLTAVNLVYHF comes from the coding sequence ATGATGAGGATTGCGCCATCGGGCTTGCTGTTATTGATCGTGGCCGTCCCTGCGCTCAGCTTTGCTGCCGCAGCGAATCACCCGCAAGGTTTCAGTGGGAATGTTGGATTGGGTTTCAGCAACAGTACCGGCACCAGCCAGGCTCTCAGCATCAATACCGAAGATGCCTTGTACTGGCTTCGCGGGCCTTGGTCTAACGATGCCAAGCTTGCGTATAACTATGCGAGCACCAGCGGCATAGTGTCTGCCGACCGCTTGGCCATCGATAACACCACCAAGTACCTGTTCGACGAAAATACCTACGCCTTCGGTCAGCTCAATTACGTTCGTAACCACTTCGATGGCTATTTTTATCGCGTTGATGAATCTGCGGGTATAGGTCATTACCTCTATCCGGCAGCGAATATGCGGCTGGCGCTGGAAGCAGGCGTCGGTGCACGCGAGGCCCATCGTATTGGCTATGCAGCAGAATTGAATCCCGTTGCGCAATTGTCGGCAAAATATCGCTGGCAGATCAGCAAGGGAGCGCGCCTGACGGAGGGCGTGGAGGCGTTGCTTGCACCAAATGGTGCGAACACGTACCAATCTCTCCTGGCAGTCGATACCCCCTTGCTGGGTTCTCTGGGGATGCGCTTTTCTTTCCTGGCATCCTACAATACGCAGGTTCCGACAGGGTATAAGCCCCTGAATACGTTGACTGCGGTCAATCTTGTCTATCATTTTTGA
- the rph gene encoding ribonuclease PH, protein MRQSGRAADELRTVHVERGFTKHAEGSVLISFGDTRVLCTASVEEKTAPFLRGSGQGWITAEYSMLPRATHNRMTREASKGKIGGRTHEIQRLIGRSLRAAIDLRALGERTIWLDCDVLQADGGTRTASITGACIALADAIDSLLRREMLRTNPWRHWVAAVSVGIVAEQVVLDLDYGEDSSADVDMNLVMTDAGHFVELQGTAEGSPFSANQMADLLVLGQKGIRELIAVQQREFPTWLPHANS, encoded by the coding sequence ATGCGGCAATCTGGTCGCGCGGCGGATGAACTCCGTACGGTGCATGTCGAGCGTGGTTTTACCAAGCATGCAGAAGGATCGGTACTGATCAGTTTTGGCGATACCCGCGTGCTCTGTACGGCGAGTGTCGAAGAGAAAACAGCCCCGTTTTTACGTGGTTCCGGCCAAGGTTGGATCACTGCTGAGTACAGTATGTTGCCGCGCGCAACCCACAATCGCATGACACGAGAGGCGAGCAAGGGCAAGATCGGCGGGCGCACGCACGAAATTCAACGACTGATTGGTCGCAGTCTGCGTGCGGCCATTGATTTACGGGCCCTGGGTGAACGAACGATCTGGTTGGATTGTGACGTCCTGCAGGCCGATGGCGGTACCCGCACCGCCAGCATTACCGGCGCCTGTATCGCCTTGGCCGATGCCATCGATAGTCTTCTCCGGCGCGAAATGTTGCGCACCAACCCCTGGCGGCATTGGGTGGCGGCGGTGTCCGTTGGCATTGTTGCCGAGCAGGTCGTGCTGGATCTGGATTATGGCGAAGACAGTTCCGCGGATGTAGATATGAACCTGGTGATGACTGATGCGGGGCATTTTGTCGAGTTGCAAGGTACGGCGGAGGGGAGCCCCTTCAGTGCGAATCAGATGGCAGATCTGCTGGTTCTGGGTCAGAAGGGAATCCGAGAACTGATTGCCGTGCAACAAAGAGAATTCCCAACTTGGCTACCGCACGCAAACTCCTGA
- the rdgB gene encoding RdgB/HAM1 family non-canonical purine NTP pyrophosphatase — MATARKLLIATSNAGKRRELESAFAALGWECIGPDALGIDSPEETGATFLENALLKARHGAGRCDTWVLAEDSGLCVPALDGAPGVYSARFAGDGASDAENLTLLLQRLEGLAPSQRQAYFVCVMILLRGPRDPDPLVTRGVWRGTIAQQARGVGGFGYDPIFLPQGREGSSAAEMSLEEKLQESHRGRALRQLLAEMQLESV; from the coding sequence TTGGCTACCGCACGCAAACTCCTGATCGCAACCAGCAATGCCGGCAAGCGGCGGGAGTTGGAGTCGGCGTTTGCGGCGCTGGGCTGGGAATGTATTGGCCCAGACGCGCTGGGTATCGATAGCCCAGAAGAGACGGGTGCGACCTTTCTGGAGAATGCGCTGCTAAAGGCCAGACATGGGGCGGGGCGCTGCGATACCTGGGTTCTAGCAGAGGACTCAGGCCTTTGCGTGCCGGCCCTGGATGGTGCGCCGGGCGTATACTCGGCGCGTTTTGCGGGGGATGGCGCCAGTGACGCGGAGAACCTGACCCTGCTGTTACAGCGGCTGGAGGGGCTGGCGCCGTCACAGCGCCAAGCCTACTTTGTCTGTGTGATGATCTTATTGCGCGGGCCGCGGGATCCGGATCCACTGGTGACGCGTGGCGTCTGGCGGGGCACCATTGCGCAGCAGGCCAGAGGCGTGGGTGGATTTGGATATGACCCGATCTTTCTTCCCCAAGGCAGGGAAGGGTCCAGCGCGGCGGAGATGTCGTTAGAGGAAAAACTGCAGGAGAGCCACCGGGGCAGGGCTCTGCGTCAACTCCTTGCAGAGATGCAGCTGGAGAGTGTTTAG
- a CDS encoding sigma-70 family RNA polymerase sigma factor has product MPRTHASKKVKADADSQVPDLPLAQAPDIPAEALAESGPFLSAQQEASLIQRLRRGDESARASLVSAHMPLVRSVARAYRNKGLSQDDLIQEGYMGLMRATERFREGLGTRFSSYATWWIREAMQRALIRSRFIRLPDYLAKSLHAHTQREDESTLNSSEEVRRKRVEALGVRESTVRALEFADIRVSSLDEEIQEGLSRIDQIMGVMASPCQEYDRESCARALRGFLLELNPKQREVMIYRFGLHGDAPMTLEAVAERLGVSREAVRQLQVRALGKLRQLLVDGGWEEESSD; this is encoded by the coding sequence ATGCCGAGAACCCATGCTTCGAAAAAGGTCAAAGCGGACGCCGATAGCCAGGTGCCCGACCTGCCTCTCGCGCAGGCGCCTGATATTCCAGCCGAAGCCCTCGCGGAATCCGGCCCCTTTCTCAGCGCACAGCAGGAAGCCAGCCTAATTCAGCGCTTGCGCCGAGGCGACGAGAGCGCCCGAGCGTCCCTCGTGTCTGCCCATATGCCTTTGGTGCGTTCTGTCGCCCGCGCCTATCGCAACAAGGGCCTGAGCCAGGATGATCTGATTCAGGAGGGATACATGGGCCTCATGCGTGCCACCGAACGCTTTCGCGAAGGTCTCGGCACGCGCTTTTCGAGCTACGCTACTTGGTGGATTCGCGAAGCCATGCAACGTGCCTTAATCCGCTCCCGCTTCATTCGCCTGCCCGATTACCTGGCGAAATCCTTGCACGCCCACACCCAGAGGGAAGACGAGAGTACCCTGAATAGTAGCGAAGAAGTACGGCGCAAGCGGGTAGAGGCGCTTGGTGTTCGTGAGAGTACGGTGCGCGCGCTGGAATTTGCCGATATTCGTGTTTCGTCGCTGGACGAAGAGATTCAAGAAGGCCTGAGCCGGATTGACCAAATCATGGGGGTGATGGCATCCCCCTGCCAGGAGTATGATCGCGAGTCCTGCGCTCGCGCGCTGCGCGGTTTTTTGCTGGAACTCAATCCAAAACAGCGTGAGGTGATGATTTATCGCTTTGGCCTCCATGGCGATGCCCCGATGACCCTGGAAGCCGTTGCCGAACGTCTTGGCGTCAGCCGGGAGGCGGTCCGGCAACTACAGGTTCGCGCTCTGGGGAAACTGCGTCAGCTCCTCGTAGACGGGGGTTGGGAAGAGGAAAGTAGCGACTAA
- the rpsU gene encoding 30S ribosomal protein S21 has translation MPTIRVKENEPFEVALRRFKRSCEKAGVLTEVRRREFYEKPTEERKRKAAAARKRSLKRMRRQQMRLVRMY, from the coding sequence ATGCCAACCATTCGCGTCAAAGAAAATGAACCTTTCGAAGTTGCCCTGCGCCGTTTCAAGCGCTCCTGTGAGAAGGCGGGAGTCCTGACCGAAGTCCGCCGGCGGGAGTTTTACGAGAAGCCCACGGAAGAGCGCAAGCGCAAGGCAGCTGCTGCGCGCAAGCGGTCTCTGAAGCGGATGCGGCGGCAACAGATGCGTCTGGTGCGGATGTACTGA